The Lottiidibacillus patelloidae genome contains the following window.
ACAATTATAATGTAATAATCTTTTTTAGAAATGAGGTGCATGGCGATGGCTCAACATATGAAGCTGGATGAGGCGATTGATACTTTAAAAAAATCAGGCGTTCGAATAACTCCACAGCGTCATGCGGTTTTGGAATACTTAATACAATCGATGTCACATCCGACAGCAGATGAGATTTATAAATCACTTGAAGGTAAATTTCCTAATATGAGTGTCGCGACTGTTTACAACAACCTACGAGTCTTTAAAGAAGTCGGGTTAGTTAAAGAGTTAACTTATGGTGATGCATCAAGTCGATTTGACTGCATTACTACAGACCACTATCATATTATCTGCAAACCATGTGGGAAAATTGTTGACTTTCATTATCCCGGTCTAGATGAAGTGGAGACACTAGCGGAGCAAGTAACAGGGTTTCATGTTTCTGACCACAGGATGG
Protein-coding sequences here:
- the perR gene encoding peroxide-responsive transcriptional repressor PerR — protein: MAQHMKLDEAIDTLKKSGVRITPQRHAVLEYLIQSMSHPTADEIYKSLEGKFPNMSVATVYNNLRVFKEVGLVKELTYGDASSRFDCITTDHYHIICKPCGKIVDFHYPGLDEVETLAEQVTGFHVSDHRMEIYGICPSCKKNEAHH